Proteins encoded in a region of the Tribolium castaneum strain GA2 chromosome 7, icTriCast1.1, whole genome shotgun sequence genome:
- the LOC135266772 gene encoding uncharacterized protein LOC135266772 → MLFKEDDPIFPGSFANAFRRLQSIERRLIKNPLLYEDYKAFMNEYLDLGHMQLLTNGNSSDGYYIPHHCVIKAGSPSAKLRVVFDASCPSSEGKSLNDSLFVGPKLQKDILTILSRFRVHPIVFTADIRQMYRQILILPEHRKFQKILWRNSPQEPVQEYQLNTVTYGVSSSPFLAICTLGELASLEKTRFPLASEVLVNDVYIDDIITGCSSIAEAHNLRDELIDLLSTAGFELRKWSSNDPTVLNKIPLSHQLDQALAFNSESEFFFKVLGLQWNPRNDSFSYSIQPFNRPCSKRSLLSELARIFDPIGFLAPLTFYAKHLIHYLWTLKLSWVDLPPDDIISSWTQFCSELPQLATLQLSRKIIVEKVRLCTLHGFCDASESGYAAVVYLRSVSVTHAIEIRLICAKSKVAPLKKISIPRLELCAAVLLAKLIDYTLTTFKGVIEIEQVYAWSDSTIALSWIQSSPHLWKVFVSNRVALIQSLAPTATWHHVSSDDNPADCASRGLSPMHLLQHLLWWAGPTWLRNFDLVVGKSEIPDLENDSIMVEEQRKVVLIL, encoded by the coding sequence ATGTTGTTTAAAGAAGACGATCCTATTTTTCCCGGTTCGTTCGCTAACGCATTTCGGAGACTTCAGTCAATCGAGCGTCGTCTCATTAAAAACCCCTTGCTTTACGAAGACTATAAGGCCTTTATGAACGAATATTTAGATCTTGGCCACATGCAGCTCCTTACAAATGGAAATTCGTCGGATGGATATTATATTCCCCACCACTGTGTTATAAAGGCTGGTAGTCCTAGCGCAAAACTTCGCGTAGTTTTCGATGCCTCCTGTCCTTCGTCAGAAGGCAAATCTCTCAATGATAGTTTATTTGTAGGTCCAAAACTTCAAAAGGACATTTTGACTATTCTTTCACGCTTTAGAGTTCATCCCATCGTGTTCACCGCAGATATACGACAGATGTATCgtcaaattttgattcttcCTGAACATCgcaaatttcagaaaattttgtGGAGAAACTCCCCACAGGAACCCGTTCAGGAATATCAGTTAAATACCGTTACCTACGGAGTGTCGTCTTCTCCCTTTTTGGCAATTTGCACATTAGGCGAACTTGCATCTCTGGAAAAAACTCGATTTCCTCTCGCTTCCGAAGTCCTGGTTAACGATGTTTATATCGATGACATTATTACAGGTTGCTCTTCGATTGCTGAAGCTCATAATTTGCGGGATGAACTAATTGACTTGCTCAGTACTGCAGGTTTCGAATTAAGAAAGTGGTCTAGCAATGACCCTAccgttttaaacaaaattcctCTTTCACATCAATTAGATCAAGCTCTTGCGTTCAATAGTGAATCAgagtttttctttaaagtttTGGGACTGCAATGGAACCCGCGTAACGATAGTTTTTCTTATAGTATTCAACCGTTCAATCGTCCTTGCTCCAAACGATCGCTTTTGTCTGAATTGGCTCGCATATTCGACCCTATTGGGTTTTTGGCTCCTTTAACTTTTTACGCAAAACATTTAATTCATTATCTATGGACTTTGAAGTTGTCTTGGGTTGACTTGCCTCCTGACGACATTATTTCGAGTTGGACGCAATTTTGTTCGGAACTTCCCCAATTAGCGACTTTGCAACTTTCCAGAAAAATTATCGTAGAAAAAGTTCGGTTGTGTACTCTTCATGGTTTCTGCGATGCTAGTGAGTCTGGTTACGCCGCAGTGGTCTATTTACGAAGCGTCTCAGTTACCCATGCAATAGAAATTCGTCTCATTTGTGCAAAGTCAAAGGTAGCGCCGTTGAAGAAAATTTCCATTCCGCGTCTAGAGTTATGTGCGGCAGTTTTATTGGCCAAGTTAATAGATTACACCCTTACCACGTTTAAAGGTGTCATAGAGATTGAACAAGTTTACGCGTGGTCCGACTCTACCATAGCCCTTTCGTGGATTCAATCGTCTCCTCACCTTTGGAAGGTATTTGTTAGCAATAGGGTTGCTCTTATTCAATCGTTAGCACCTACTGCTACTTGGCATCACGTTTCGTCGGATGACAACCCCGCCGATTGCGCGTCTCGTGGTTTAAGTCCAATGCATCTCCTGCAGCACCTGCTATGGTGGGCGGGGCCCACTTGGTTACGCAATTTTGATTTGGTCGTAGGTAAATCGGAGATACCAGATTTGGAAAATGACTCGATAATGGTAGAAGAACAACGCAAGGTTGTCTTAATTCTTTAA
- the LOC103312370 gene encoding uncharacterized protein LOC103312370, which yields MNDIITIPVVLSSEMLFGIPVTYSSDEDSDVTDEENIVTMMLIKSRKIKKPQRIENYIEATISGYTKQEFQQHFRVTIEAYEQLLQTVGPYLMRQAATGRSTVQVEKQLLSVIWILVTPDSYRSVGERFGLAKSSLSQCFKRVVKILNAVAPTIIKWPEGMQLQNVERRFHAFARMPHCIGAIDGTYVEIKAPKEDPQSYITRKCNYAFTLQAIAVPSLKFTDAFIGYPGSVSDSRIFKNSDFYNAVNANMGHYFAEEHYLIGDKAYPNLPWCIAPYINRGNLNAAQVYFNTVHAQTRQVIERSFALLFGRFRRLKFLDMNDTKLIPATVIAACVLHNVCLDFHDLHIDDYINNGIDYVVNNNDGDDGIGENVAIEGRRRRDALCRQIFLNRH from the exons ATGAATGACATAATTACTATCCCTGTTGTATTATCATCGGAAATGTTATTTGGCATTCCGGTTACATATTCTTCTGATGAGGACAGCGATGTAACTGATGAAGAAAATATTGTTACGATGATGCTTATAAAAAGTAGGAAAATTAAGAAACCTCAACGTATTGAGAATTATATTGAAGCAACAATTTCTGGTTATACCAAGCAAGAATTTCAGCAACATTTTCGAGTAACCATTGAGGCTTATGAACAACTCTTACAAACAGTTGGCCCCTATTTAATGCGACAAGCTGCTACTGGACGAAGTACTGTTCAAGTCGAAAAACAATTGTTGTCAGTTATATGGATACTCGTAACACCCGATTCATACAG ATCAGTTGGAGAAAGATTTGGACTAGCAAAGTCATCTCTTTCACAGTGTTTCAAACGAGTagtaaaaattctaaatgCCGTAGCACCAACTATTATAAAATGGCCAGAAGGGATGCAATTACAAAATGTTGAGAGAAGATTTCATGCATTTGCCAGAATGCCACACTGCATTGGGGCCATTGATGGTACATACGTGGAAATCAAAGCTCCTAAAGAGGATCCTCAATCCTATATTACACGAAAATGCAACTATGCTTTTACGCTGCAAGCTATCGCAGTACCTTCATTGAAATTTACAGATGCATTCATTGGTTATCCAGGATCTGTAAGTGATAgcagaatatttaaaaacagtgATTTTTATAATGCTGTCAATGCCAACATGGGTCATTACTTTGCCGaagaacattatttaattggAGATAAAGCATACCCTAATTTACCATGGTGTATTGCACCATACATAAATAGGGGTAACCTGAATGCAGCACAGGTATACTTCAACACTGTACATGCACAGACGCGCCAAGTAATCGAACGATCGTTTGCTCTTCTATTTGGAAGATTTAGGCGACTCAAGTTTTTAGACATGAATGatactaaattaattcctGCAACTGTGATAGCTGCATGCGTATTACACAATGTCTGTCTAGACTTTCATGATCTCCATATTGATGACTATATTAACAATGGAATTGATTatgtagtaaataataatgatgGTGACGATGGCATTGGTGAAAACGTGGCAATAGAAGGACGGAGACGACGTGATGCTTTATGTCGTCAAATATTTCTTAATCGACATTAA